The Buttiauxella selenatireducens genome has a window encoding:
- a CDS encoding YcbK family protein → MDKFDANRRKLLALGGVALGASLLPTQAFAMLSTPRPRILTLNNLHTGESLKAEFFDGKGYIQDELARLNHFFRDYRANKIKSIDPKLFDQLYRLQGLLGTNKPVQLVSGYRSLDTNNELRARSRGVAKKSYHTKGQAMDFHIEGISLSNVRKAALSMRAGGVGYYPSSNFVHIDTGPLRHW, encoded by the coding sequence ATGGACAAATTTGACGCAAACCGCCGCAAGCTGCTGGCGTTGGGCGGCGTGGCTTTAGGTGCCTCGCTGTTACCAACACAAGCATTTGCTATGCTATCAACACCGCGCCCGCGCATTCTGACTCTCAATAATTTGCATACTGGGGAGTCATTAAAAGCCGAATTTTTCGATGGTAAAGGCTATATTCAGGATGAATTAGCAAGACTTAATCATTTCTTCCGTGATTATCGCGCGAATAAAATTAAATCCATCGACCCTAAATTATTCGACCAGCTTTATCGCCTGCAAGGCTTGTTGGGGACCAACAAACCCGTGCAACTGGTATCCGGTTATCGCTCTTTAGACACCAATAATGAACTTCGAGCCCGCAGTCGTGGGGTGGCGAAAAAAAGCTATCACACAAAAGGGCAGGCAATGGATTTCCATATTGAAGGGATTTCGTTGAGCAATGTTCGCAAAGCAGCATTATCTATGCGCGCAGGTGGTGTAGGATACTACCCCAGCAGCAACTTTGTGCATATTGATACCGGGCCACTAAGGCACTGGTAA
- a CDS encoding MBL fold metallo-hydrolase, protein MNYHIIPVTAFAQNCSLVWCEETLQAAVIDPGGEAEKIIQQVTTKGVTVTQVLLTHGHLDHVGAAAELAKHYGVPVIGPEKEDEFWLQGLPAQSQMFGLEECLPLTPDRWLNEGDSVSVGNVALQVLHCPGHTPGHVVFFDAQSQLLISGDVIFKGGVGRSDFPRGDHAALIDSIKRKLLPLGDDVTFIPGHGPLSTLGYERLHNPFLQDELPVW, encoded by the coding sequence ATGAACTATCACATTATTCCGGTCACTGCGTTTGCCCAAAACTGTTCATTAGTTTGGTGTGAAGAAACGTTGCAAGCAGCAGTGATTGATCCGGGCGGCGAAGCTGAAAAAATCATCCAGCAAGTCACAACGAAAGGCGTGACGGTCACGCAGGTCCTGTTAACGCATGGCCATCTTGATCATGTTGGAGCCGCCGCTGAACTGGCAAAGCATTACGGTGTTCCTGTTATTGGGCCGGAAAAAGAAGACGAATTCTGGCTGCAAGGCCTACCGGCGCAAAGCCAAATGTTTGGGCTTGAAGAGTGTTTGCCACTGACGCCAGATCGTTGGCTGAATGAGGGTGATAGCGTATCGGTGGGAAATGTGGCCTTACAAGTGCTGCATTGCCCGGGCCATACTCCAGGTCATGTCGTTTTCTTTGATGCGCAATCTCAGTTACTGATTTCCGGCGATGTGATTTTCAAAGGCGGAGTAGGACGAAGTGATTTCCCGCGTGGCGACCACGCCGCACTGATTGACTCGATTAAACGCAAGTTGTTGCCGCTGGGCGATGATGTGACGTTTATTCCGGGTCACGGGCCGTTATCGACTCTGGGCTACGAGCGCTTGCACAATCCCTTCCTGCAAGACGAATTACCGGTCTGGTAA
- the ldtD gene encoding L,D-transpeptidase, which translates to MLLTKLHGFRLSALTFGLALSFAPLFMAHADEPAVVQSDSSAVSIEPAHSPDQPLPQSTATATMVGVLPLNSTGMSAAQSRSQLIAHLPTGYTPVYLNALSAFYAAREMKPMWENRDAVKAFQQQLAELAIAGIQPQFTTWVELLTDPSVTGLTRDIVLSDAMMGYLQFVYGIPTEGNRWLYGTKPYKMQTPPISVINQWQVAVDQGTLVNFVETLAPSHPQYAKLRQSLVHLLSDSRPWPQLTGSETLRPGQWSNDIPALREILARTGMLQAESAKPLPSSSSTAIADVAVSPSAIQQDSEQIAEQVPAAVAGKKKKSTPAVRSVYSKELVEGVKRFQKWQGLGVDGSIGQLTRDWLNMTPQQRASLVALNIQRLRLLPNKLDTGIMVNIPNYSLSYYLNGSEVLASRVIVGRPDRKTPMMSSALNNVVVNPPWNVPPTLARNDILPKVHQDPGYLDRHGYSVLRGWSNNAEAIDPWRVDWGTITASNLPFRFQQKPGAHNSLGRYKFNMPSSDAIYLHDTPNHNLFQKDARALSSGCVRVNKASELANMLLQDAGWNDARISSQLKDGNTKYVNIRQTIPVNLYYLTAFVGDDGRTQYRTDIYNYDLAARSGAQILSKAELLIR; encoded by the coding sequence ATGTTGCTTACAAAATTGCACGGTTTTCGACTGTCAGCGCTTACGTTTGGGCTGGCACTCAGTTTCGCTCCACTGTTTATGGCGCATGCAGATGAGCCAGCAGTCGTTCAATCTGACAGTTCTGCGGTGAGCATTGAACCCGCACATTCACCAGATCAGCCGCTACCACAATCTACCGCTACCGCTACGATGGTGGGCGTATTACCACTCAATTCGACAGGCATGTCTGCTGCCCAAAGTCGTTCTCAACTGATCGCCCATTTGCCGACGGGTTACACACCCGTTTACCTGAATGCCCTCTCAGCGTTCTATGCTGCGCGCGAAATGAAGCCGATGTGGGAGAACCGCGATGCCGTTAAGGCTTTCCAGCAACAGCTCGCGGAGCTGGCGATTGCGGGTATTCAACCTCAATTCACGACCTGGGTTGAGCTGCTCACCGATCCGTCCGTAACCGGTTTAACCCGCGATATTGTGTTGTCCGATGCGATGATGGGTTATCTGCAATTTGTTTATGGCATCCCAACGGAAGGTAATCGCTGGTTGTACGGCACCAAGCCTTACAAGATGCAAACACCGCCAATTTCTGTGATTAACCAATGGCAAGTCGCGGTTGATCAAGGAACGCTGGTGAATTTTGTCGAAACACTTGCGCCATCGCATCCGCAATACGCCAAACTGCGTCAATCATTGGTGCATTTGTTAAGTGATTCGCGACCATGGCCACAGCTGACGGGCAGCGAAACGCTCCGCCCTGGCCAGTGGAGCAATGATATTCCAGCGCTAAGAGAGATTCTGGCTCGCACCGGCATGCTGCAAGCTGAGTCTGCGAAACCACTTCCGTCAAGCTCAAGTACGGCTATTGCCGATGTTGCAGTCAGCCCTTCAGCCATTCAGCAAGACAGTGAGCAAATCGCTGAACAGGTACCTGCTGCGGTTGCCGGGAAGAAAAAGAAATCAACGCCAGCGGTCCGAAGTGTATACAGCAAAGAGCTGGTGGAAGGGGTGAAACGCTTCCAGAAATGGCAGGGGCTGGGCGTAGATGGCTCAATTGGGCAATTAACACGTGACTGGCTGAATATGACGCCACAACAGCGAGCTTCACTGGTTGCGTTAAATATTCAACGTTTGCGATTACTGCCGAATAAACTCGATACCGGCATTATGGTAAACATCCCTAACTATTCGCTGAGCTATTACCTTAACGGCAGTGAAGTATTGGCTTCGCGCGTTATTGTTGGGCGTCCTGACCGTAAAACGCCAATGATGAGCAGTGCGCTCAATAATGTGGTCGTTAACCCACCGTGGAATGTGCCACCGACGCTTGCTCGCAACGATATTCTGCCAAAAGTACATCAGGATCCTGGCTATCTCGACAGACACGGTTATAGCGTTCTGCGTGGCTGGAGCAACAATGCCGAGGCCATCGACCCGTGGCGCGTCGACTGGGGCACCATCACCGCCAGCAATTTGCCATTCCGTTTCCAGCAAAAACCTGGGGCTCATAACTCGTTAGGGCGTTATAAGTTTAATATGCCAAGTTCTGACGCTATCTATTTGCATGACACGCCGAATCACAACCTGTTCCAGAAAGATGCGCGTGCGCTGAGCTCTGGCTGCGTAAGGGTCAATAAAGCATCTGAACTGGCAAACATGCTGTTGCAAGATGCGGGTTGGAACGATGCGCGGATTTCCAGCCAGCTCAAAGATGGCAACACCAAGTATGTGAACATTCGGCAGACCATCCCGGTCAATCTCTACTATCTGACCGCGTTTGTCGGTGATGATGGCCGCACGCAATATCGGACAGACATTTACAATTATGATCTCGCCGCGCGATCTGGCGCACAAATCCTGTCGAAAGCTGAATTATTGATACGGTAA